A single window of Archangium gephyra DNA harbors:
- a CDS encoding polymer-forming cytoskeletal protein, producing MSRSLLSAVTVLTLLAMPAAALAGDDAKKDAKGKDAKCSISVKKGDLVSQGKDLVVDGKNAVRDAVAIDGDVVVRAGATVNDVVSIRGKVTVEAGARVSGDVSAINGNVHLQKGATVAGDVNAIGGQIQTDEGASIAGEKNQLSITINGEEFFQKIIGAALSGAIKGDCELRFTEE from the coding sequence ATGTCCAGGTCCCTCCTGTCCGCCGTGACCGTCCTCACCCTGCTCGCCATGCCCGCCGCCGCCCTCGCGGGCGATGACGCCAAGAAGGACGCGAAGGGCAAGGACGCGAAGTGCTCCATCAGCGTCAAGAAGGGGGACCTGGTCTCCCAGGGCAAGGACCTCGTCGTCGATGGCAAGAACGCGGTCCGGGACGCGGTGGCCATTGATGGCGACGTGGTGGTGCGCGCGGGCGCCACGGTGAACGACGTGGTGTCCATCCGCGGCAAGGTGACGGTGGAGGCCGGCGCCCGCGTCTCCGGGGACGTCTCCGCCATCAACGGGAACGTCCACCTGCAGAAGGGCGCCACTGTCGCGGGGGATGTGAACGCCATCGGCGGACAGATTCAGACCGACGAGGGGGCCTCCATCGCCGGTGAGAAGAACCAGCTCTCCATCACCATCAACGGAGAGGAGTTCTTCCAGAAGATCATCGGAGCGGCCCTCAGCGGCGCGATCAAGGGCGACTGCGAGCTGCGCTTCACGGAGGAGTGA
- a CDS encoding fatty acid desaturase family protein, with protein MAQATKAKFPEAGPFHQALKTQVERYFKDSGRPARDLPGMYAKTVALLGWFAASYAFLVFVADGVGSALLGCVSLGLAMAGIGFSVQHDANHGGYSERRSINRLLALTLDVLGASSYVWSWKHNIFHHSHPNVAGLDADINIQPFCRVAPSQPLRRAHRFQHLYIWMLYGLLAVKWQFVDDFKDVLSGKVGLQKMPRPTGRKLAEVLIGKVFFFGWALVLPAFFHPVWKVVLCHALTSFILGLTLASVFQLAHCVEEASFPEVPEGGGDFSREWAVHQVETTVDFARGNRLLCWYLGGLNFQVVHHLFPRVCHLHYPALSRIIEKTCLEHGVRYRAQDNVRAALGSHVRWLKRMGQPLAVEAV; from the coding sequence TTGGCGCAGGCGACGAAGGCGAAGTTTCCGGAGGCGGGACCCTTTCACCAGGCTCTCAAGACGCAGGTAGAGCGGTACTTCAAGGACAGTGGGCGTCCGGCGCGCGATCTCCCGGGCATGTACGCCAAGACGGTGGCGCTGCTCGGCTGGTTCGCGGCCTCGTATGCCTTCCTCGTCTTCGTGGCGGACGGTGTGGGGAGCGCGCTCCTCGGGTGCGTGTCGCTCGGGCTGGCGATGGCGGGGATCGGCTTCAGCGTCCAGCATGATGCGAACCATGGGGGCTATTCGGAGCGGCGGTCGATCAACCGGCTGCTCGCCCTGACGCTCGATGTGCTCGGCGCCTCCTCCTACGTGTGGAGCTGGAAGCACAACATCTTCCACCACAGCCATCCCAACGTGGCCGGGCTCGATGCGGACATCAACATCCAGCCCTTCTGCCGGGTCGCTCCGAGCCAGCCGCTGCGGCGGGCCCATCGCTTCCAGCACCTCTACATCTGGATGCTCTACGGGCTGCTCGCGGTGAAGTGGCAGTTCGTCGATGACTTCAAGGACGTGCTCAGCGGCAAGGTCGGGCTGCAGAAGATGCCCCGTCCCACCGGACGCAAGCTGGCCGAGGTCCTCATCGGGAAGGTGTTCTTCTTCGGCTGGGCCCTGGTGTTGCCCGCCTTCTTCCATCCCGTGTGGAAGGTCGTGCTCTGCCACGCGCTGACGTCGTTCATCCTCGGGCTCACGCTCGCGAGTGTGTTCCAGCTCGCACACTGCGTGGAGGAGGCGAGCTTCCCCGAGGTGCCGGAAGGTGGCGGCGACTTCTCGCGCGAGTGGGCCGTCCATCAGGTGGAGACGACGGTCGACTTCGCGCGAGGCAACCGCTTGCTCTGCTGGTACCTGGGCGGACTCAACTTCCAGGTGGTACACCACCTGTTCCCGCGCGTCTGCCACCTGCATTACCCGGCGCTCTCGCGGATCATCGAGAAGACCTGTCTGGAGCACGGCGTGCGGTACCGCGCCCAGGACAACGTGCGCGCGGCCCTGGGGAGCCACGTGCGCTGGCTGAAACGAATGGGCCAGCCCCTGGCCGTGGAGGCCGTGTGA
- a CDS encoding tetratricopeptide repeat protein gives MERLNTLAEDIRHVAGLLAEDVLEPDPERTDWKGMTVRLDMVRQGLERVLDGLSGALEEADEAELKVLVRKRVAGVAGRVAALLHASGSAEGCRRLLEKAVKLSEDASQRAELEAGLAEPDVFCRFEYAGWLLGKGRFDKADSLLKRVVKDTRQPVLKTAAQTALRGSRPLKGAPALFRINGCGVGLYGKRDEAPDGSYVATYFISLIFIPIFPLTAYRVREAEGNAYQFYSKESLGPVTRTWQRLVLAGVAGMLLWSGVDGYLNSPERLARLALEEARTAEATVSREQAIERYRSVIDAHSDDSARAQAADAVVRLSLAGLPTPCTKDTVEAVGRVVTGISTLPSSAISGEPSARFGERLDACAREIGQETTADARAALAVVEDALRVAGTPALKERRVALMRGQAERLVKDQPLRALSLYVKLPGKESLEAAEAIIDTFGEAPSLWLEAAGDVEAWTKHKAQNTSRGDKVALYRQRLEAASATNAKDKALIEEGDEAKIAQALKASPGNQELAVAMASLARARGEAKEALATLTALGPLGRLTGDAQMMLGLCHRDLGQLAEADAVLSSYVADRLESFQRVQHKYEEEADALQERLVSRARSGQLPAEVTNRLEVASGDEEQQRKIFNEWLSEQMEADSGLEKLREEYLRHQSVVPASLMLGMVKLMRANETEGTARQALLSEAERVFLSIREDSEGDPRFHLGLGQVYHRLGRSEEGDKELRGVVERKEPALTLQVVHVYRELDRLDQARTLCEEVYDTATESEMKYGAAILLARMATDEDEEEKWLRKSDPRSPAIQDDLLQVQAYRALRESRLQDADRALAKNVAFRAREAKHNSTAANNTATALMGRYRATGDVTHLRSAVKYLEDAIRLAPDNSLVVGNLADALEYLGKITVLERFVRTKALHLRDDEARELLGTMLDGPLREEVLRALDAEPSLRRSQELSQQEQTLSPGKASAWERQLQWLRWHQDAQGLALLAKRLETLPSFEASAGMLTRRKWESGEMDARAVKWMAQHVTWSEATLKRAKQTNHAPTIAAAWHLLGEALGKQHYFDLKPEQLAPMVEAYREAAKLWPQLGVSKALDWALATVALERGAAKSEALEKVWKEERRIHGMGTILHRALTGPAGAEVATALRAQPELKEAAEHARERVKVHPELSDWVLAKVAGDVVLEQAAAAVFSRPDVELKLAIDTRLAGDHPREKAEQELFKQAKAQQGRP, from the coding sequence ATGGAGCGCTTGAACACACTGGCCGAGGACATCCGTCACGTCGCGGGGTTGCTCGCCGAGGATGTGCTGGAGCCGGATCCGGAGCGGACGGACTGGAAGGGCATGACGGTCCGCCTGGACATGGTGCGTCAGGGCCTGGAGCGGGTGCTCGACGGCCTGTCCGGTGCGCTGGAGGAGGCCGACGAGGCCGAGCTGAAGGTGCTCGTGCGCAAGCGGGTGGCGGGCGTGGCCGGACGGGTCGCGGCGCTCCTGCACGCCTCGGGCAGCGCCGAGGGCTGCCGCCGCCTGCTGGAGAAGGCCGTGAAGCTGTCCGAGGACGCCTCGCAGCGCGCGGAGCTCGAGGCCGGACTGGCCGAGCCGGACGTCTTCTGCCGCTTCGAGTACGCGGGGTGGCTGCTGGGCAAGGGCCGCTTCGACAAGGCGGACTCGCTCCTCAAGCGCGTGGTGAAGGACACCCGCCAGCCGGTGCTGAAGACGGCGGCCCAGACCGCGCTGCGGGGCTCGCGTCCCCTCAAGGGTGCCCCCGCCCTCTTCCGCATCAACGGCTGCGGCGTCGGACTGTACGGCAAGCGCGACGAGGCCCCGGACGGCTCCTATGTGGCCACGTACTTCATCAGCCTCATCTTCATCCCCATCTTCCCGCTGACGGCCTACCGGGTGCGCGAGGCGGAAGGCAACGCGTACCAGTTCTACTCCAAGGAGTCGCTCGGCCCGGTGACGCGCACGTGGCAGCGGCTGGTGCTCGCCGGTGTCGCGGGCATGCTGCTGTGGTCGGGCGTGGACGGCTACCTGAACTCGCCGGAGCGCCTGGCGCGGCTGGCGCTGGAGGAGGCCCGGACGGCGGAGGCCACCGTCTCGCGCGAGCAGGCCATCGAGCGCTACCGCTCCGTCATCGACGCGCACTCGGATGATTCGGCGCGGGCCCAGGCGGCGGATGCCGTGGTGCGCCTGAGCCTCGCGGGCCTGCCCACGCCCTGCACGAAGGACACGGTGGAGGCGGTGGGCCGCGTGGTGACGGGCATCAGCACCCTGCCCTCCAGCGCGATCAGCGGCGAGCCCTCGGCCCGGTTCGGCGAGCGGCTCGATGCCTGCGCCCGGGAGATCGGCCAGGAGACGACGGCGGACGCACGGGCGGCGCTCGCGGTGGTGGAGGACGCGCTGCGGGTGGCGGGCACTCCCGCGCTGAAGGAGCGGCGGGTGGCGCTCATGCGCGGCCAGGCCGAGCGGCTCGTGAAGGATCAGCCCCTGCGGGCGCTCTCGCTCTACGTCAAGCTCCCCGGGAAGGAGTCGCTGGAGGCGGCCGAGGCCATCATCGACACCTTCGGCGAGGCACCCTCGCTGTGGCTGGAGGCCGCTGGCGACGTGGAGGCGTGGACGAAGCACAAGGCCCAGAACACGTCCCGCGGCGACAAGGTGGCCCTCTACCGCCAGCGGCTGGAGGCGGCCTCCGCCACGAACGCGAAGGACAAAGCGCTCATCGAGGAGGGCGACGAGGCGAAGATCGCCCAGGCCCTGAAGGCGTCCCCTGGTAACCAGGAGCTGGCCGTGGCGATGGCCAGCCTGGCGCGCGCCCGGGGTGAGGCGAAGGAGGCCCTGGCCACCCTGACGGCGCTCGGGCCCCTGGGGCGGCTCACGGGCGATGCGCAGATGATGCTCGGCCTGTGCCACCGCGACCTGGGCCAGCTGGCCGAGGCGGATGCGGTGCTCTCCTCCTACGTCGCCGATCGCCTGGAGTCCTTTCAACGCGTGCAGCACAAGTATGAGGAGGAGGCGGACGCGCTGCAGGAGCGGCTCGTCTCGCGGGCGCGCTCGGGCCAGCTCCCCGCGGAGGTGACGAACCGGCTGGAAGTAGCCTCCGGCGACGAGGAGCAGCAGCGGAAGATCTTCAACGAGTGGCTGTCCGAGCAGATGGAGGCGGACTCCGGCCTGGAGAAGCTGCGTGAGGAGTACCTGCGTCACCAGTCGGTGGTGCCGGCCTCGCTCATGCTGGGCATGGTGAAGCTGATGCGGGCCAACGAGACGGAAGGCACGGCACGCCAGGCGCTGCTGAGCGAGGCCGAGCGCGTCTTCCTCTCCATCCGCGAGGACTCCGAGGGCGATCCGCGCTTTCACCTGGGCCTGGGGCAGGTCTACCACCGGCTCGGCCGGAGCGAGGAAGGCGACAAGGAGCTGCGCGGCGTGGTGGAGCGCAAGGAGCCGGCGCTCACGCTGCAGGTGGTCCATGTCTACCGCGAGCTGGATCGGCTCGATCAGGCCCGGACCCTCTGCGAGGAGGTCTACGACACCGCGACGGAATCGGAGATGAAGTACGGCGCGGCCATCCTCCTGGCCCGCATGGCCACGGACGAGGACGAGGAGGAGAAGTGGCTGCGCAAGAGTGATCCGCGCTCCCCGGCCATCCAGGACGATCTGCTGCAGGTGCAGGCCTACCGGGCCCTGCGCGAGAGCCGGCTGCAGGACGCCGATCGCGCCCTGGCGAAGAACGTGGCCTTCCGGGCCCGCGAGGCGAAGCACAATTCGACGGCCGCCAACAACACGGCCACGGCGCTCATGGGCCGCTACCGGGCGACGGGAGACGTGACGCACCTGCGCTCGGCGGTGAAGTACCTGGAGGACGCGATCCGGCTGGCGCCGGACAACTCCCTGGTGGTGGGCAACCTCGCGGACGCGCTGGAGTACCTGGGCAAGATCACCGTCCTGGAGCGCTTCGTGCGCACCAAGGCACTCCACCTGCGGGATGACGAGGCACGGGAGTTGCTCGGGACGATGCTCGATGGCCCGCTGCGCGAGGAGGTGCTGCGGGCGCTGGATGCGGAGCCCTCGCTGCGCCGGAGCCAGGAGCTGAGCCAGCAGGAGCAGACCCTGTCACCGGGGAAGGCCTCGGCCTGGGAGCGCCAGTTGCAGTGGCTGCGCTGGCACCAGGACGCGCAGGGCCTGGCGTTGCTGGCGAAGCGGCTGGAGACACTGCCGTCCTTCGAGGCGAGCGCCGGGATGCTGACCCGCAGGAAGTGGGAGTCGGGCGAGATGGACGCACGGGCCGTCAAGTGGATGGCCCAGCACGTGACCTGGTCCGAGGCCACGCTGAAGCGGGCGAAGCAGACGAACCACGCACCCACGATCGCGGCGGCCTGGCACCTGCTGGGCGAAGCCCTCGGCAAACAACACTACTTCGACCTGAAGCCGGAGCAGCTCGCCCCGATGGTGGAGGCCTACCGCGAGGCCGCGAAGCTCTGGCCACAGCTCGGCGTGAGCAAGGCCCTGGATTGGGCGCTGGCCACCGTGGCGCTCGAGCGTGGAGCGGCGAAGTCCGAGGCGTTGGAGAAGGTGTGGAAGGAGGAGCGGCGCATCCACGGCATGGGAACGATCCTGCACCGGGCGCTGACGGGTCCCGCGGGCGCGGAGGTGGCGACGGCGCTGCGGGCACAGCCGGAGCTGAAGGAAGCGGCCGAGCACGCGCGCGAGCGGGTGAAGGTGCACCCCGAGCTGTCGGACTGGGTGCTGGCGAAGGTGGCGGGAGACGTGGTGCTGGAGCAGGCGGCGGCCGCGGTGTTCTCGCGGCCGGATGTGGAGCTGAAGCTGGCCATCGACACACGGCTGGCGGGAGACCACCCGCGCGAGAAGGCGGAGCAGGAACTCTTCAAGCAGGCCAAGGCCCAGCAGGGCCGGCCCTGA
- a CDS encoding exo-alpha-sialidase, which yields MGALRGLWWGLLLVPLAAFAQDVFETVTNFSQTRSTSREPTVALVGPHVFTAWIDMRTGYGDVYFRQSSNRGLSFGVAQNLSGSHPMRASDVQVARVEGNVYVLWSEAGIRFRVSHDFGETFGPMQVLSERGREPHLAASGGSVYVAWSGPEGGLFLRASRDSGDSFVPPIALSEHAKDGDLELVADGASIHAVWDDGSQVFLRRSLDEGRSFAPTQVLDEGSAPSEDARLALLGTGVFVVWREGSGCDSEIVFRRSTTRGESFEPLLNLSQNGVASVDPLFKVSDPFVYVLWKEKVAGQTDIFFTRSVDRGGSFEAPRNLSQTPGKSSQYALSSSGGVVRIVWRDRSAGGGDIFYRSSADRGTTFGPIQNLSQSPGKSTSPAIISSGKAAEVHVLWEEDLPGNRESFYRRGVLGP from the coding sequence ATGGGGGCGCTCAGGGGACTGTGGTGGGGGCTGCTGCTCGTGCCCCTGGCCGCGTTCGCTCAAGACGTATTCGAGACTGTCACCAACTTCAGCCAGACCCGGAGCACGTCCCGTGAACCCACGGTGGCGCTCGTGGGCCCCCATGTCTTCACCGCGTGGATCGACATGCGGACGGGGTATGGGGACGTCTACTTCCGGCAGAGCTCGAACCGGGGCCTGAGCTTCGGCGTGGCCCAGAACCTGAGCGGCAGCCACCCCATGCGGGCCTCGGATGTCCAGGTGGCCCGGGTCGAGGGCAACGTCTACGTCCTCTGGAGCGAGGCGGGCATCCGCTTCCGCGTGAGCCACGACTTCGGGGAGACCTTCGGCCCCATGCAGGTGTTGAGCGAGCGCGGCCGGGAGCCCCACCTCGCCGCCAGTGGCGGGAGTGTCTACGTGGCCTGGAGCGGTCCGGAGGGCGGCCTCTTCCTGCGGGCCAGCCGCGACTCCGGCGACTCCTTCGTGCCCCCCATCGCGCTCAGCGAGCACGCGAAGGACGGCGATCTGGAGCTCGTGGCGGACGGCGCCTCCATTCATGCCGTCTGGGACGATGGCTCCCAGGTGTTCCTGCGCCGGAGCCTGGACGAGGGCCGCTCGTTCGCGCCCACGCAGGTGCTCGATGAGGGGAGCGCCCCTTCCGAGGACGCACGTCTCGCGCTCCTGGGGACGGGCGTGTTCGTCGTCTGGCGGGAGGGCAGCGGGTGCGACAGTGAGATCGTCTTCCGCCGGAGCACCACGCGCGGGGAGAGCTTCGAGCCCCTCCTGAACCTCAGCCAGAACGGCGTGGCCTCGGTGGATCCGCTGTTCAAGGTGAGTGACCCGTTCGTCTACGTCCTCTGGAAGGAGAAGGTGGCGGGCCAGACGGACATCTTCTTCACGCGGAGCGTGGACCGCGGGGGCTCCTTCGAGGCGCCCAGGAACCTGAGCCAGACGCCGGGCAAGTCGTCGCAGTACGCGCTCTCTTCCTCCGGTGGCGTCGTCCGCATCGTCTGGCGCGACCGGTCCGCGGGCGGAGGCGACATCTTCTACCGCTCCAGCGCCGACCGGGGGACGACCTTCGGGCCGATCCAGAACCTGAGCCAGTCCCCCGGGAAGTCCACCTCGCCCGCCATCATCTCCTCGGGCAAGGCCGCCGAGGTGCATGTCCTCTGGGAGGAGGACCTCCCCGGCAACCGGGAGAGCTTCTACCGCCGGGGAGTGCTGGGGCCCTGA
- a CDS encoding DUF2381 family protein, with the protein MLPASPSVLVLVLLQAPAEPEPAPPATSCADVQRIELSRVSTASFEVCVSPGLMTGFRFDAPVIVDVQDDVRFEEVVRARQLLTLVPPPDMTPGERIRLTVRFEEGSTRQSATFVLVGHRGRAARQVEVYHDKRTRESYQQEIEQERAKNQQLREENEALHAQLAQSGGLRGLFLSEALGNTGIPAQELNTVAMQHSDHALSMSRVVIYRSNNSVAVEVLLLNAGTTPWIAAGASLVSTTGERLEVRIGQVGPIPPQEARRVFVEADAASGVPRGEVTLRLWGADGREITLPQVTFP; encoded by the coding sequence ATGCTCCCTGCATCCCCCTCCGTCCTGGTACTGGTGCTTCTGCAAGCCCCCGCTGAACCAGAACCAGCGCCGCCAGCCACCTCCTGCGCCGACGTGCAGCGCATCGAGTTGTCACGCGTGTCCACGGCGAGCTTCGAGGTGTGTGTCAGTCCTGGTCTCATGACGGGCTTCCGCTTCGACGCACCTGTCATCGTGGACGTACAGGACGACGTGCGTTTCGAGGAGGTGGTACGAGCTCGTCAACTCCTCACGCTGGTGCCACCTCCAGACATGACTCCAGGGGAGCGGATACGTCTCACGGTGCGCTTCGAGGAAGGCTCGACCCGGCAGAGCGCCACGTTCGTGCTGGTGGGGCACCGCGGGCGCGCAGCCCGGCAGGTGGAGGTGTACCACGACAAACGGACCCGGGAATCCTACCAGCAGGAGATAGAGCAGGAGCGCGCGAAGAACCAGCAACTGCGCGAGGAGAACGAGGCCCTCCACGCCCAACTCGCTCAGTCTGGTGGGCTTCGTGGCCTTTTTCTTTCGGAGGCATTGGGAAACACCGGCATCCCAGCGCAGGAACTGAACACCGTCGCCATGCAGCACTCGGACCACGCACTCTCGATGTCGAGAGTCGTCATCTACCGCTCCAACAATAGCGTGGCGGTGGAGGTGCTCCTGCTCAACGCCGGCACCACACCCTGGATCGCGGCCGGGGCCTCCTTGGTGAGCACCACAGGGGAGAGGCTGGAGGTGCGCATCGGGCAAGTCGGCCCCATCCCGCCCCAGGAGGCCCGGCGAGTGTTCGTCGAAGCAGATGCGGCGAGTGGTGTTCCACGCGGAGAGGTGACGCTTCGTCTGTGGGGGGCGGATGGCCGCGAAATCACCCTCCCCCAGGTGACGTTCCCGTAG
- a CDS encoding serine/threonine protein kinase: MPEGNAGQAWEEVPGPRFAPGTEVAGFTLEGTIASGSFGTVYRARRSGRPYAIKLVLINPRGDREAAALRLMRHPNVVSFHGYGLWPEEEPRFLVLALELVEGLTLDAWAARENPSALELVMRVLLPFALTLADVHASGVVHRDIKEANIVMREADGQPVLVDFGAAGLKEGALRLTLRLPPGTAEYRSPDALRFARQWEGEPYPFSPGDDLWALGVVLYVLLTRTLPFGDRSNPGLNRAILEETPPAPHELNPRVPLALSDLCMGMLEKELEDRYPDAKALAEDLVEQCTQADASWRVPLFPGTKQDKSPASTPALPGRRLPGWWAAGLALGAVLLLCVPWGTPRTASSPSPATPPGTSGREVVAPATTVEGASGAALPPAPVAAATNSEEPSMKKSKTIRTLVAAGCVASSGCVSGPSPRPPPPPAQCPPGADATHSRFGLPSWDAHGVSLIPVHERPRVVPVRDGQAVRGEILGAWQKLPDGTSFDGHLYLGDERVYGRFTAAHLPSGETVPVCLEVMTIGQTARGRPVEPGTTSTQALIVSSLSVQAVQRFK; the protein is encoded by the coding sequence ATGCCCGAGGGGAATGCTGGACAGGCATGGGAGGAGGTTCCCGGACCCCGTTTCGCTCCGGGGACGGAGGTGGCGGGTTTCACCCTCGAGGGGACGATCGCCTCTGGCAGTTTCGGCACGGTGTACCGCGCGAGGCGGAGCGGACGGCCCTACGCCATCAAGCTGGTGCTCATCAACCCGCGAGGCGACCGGGAGGCAGCCGCATTGCGTCTGATGCGGCATCCCAACGTGGTGTCCTTCCACGGGTATGGCCTCTGGCCCGAGGAGGAGCCACGCTTCCTTGTCCTGGCCCTGGAGCTCGTCGAGGGCCTCACGCTCGACGCCTGGGCAGCTCGGGAGAATCCCTCCGCGCTCGAGCTGGTGATGCGGGTGTTGCTGCCTTTCGCGCTCACCCTGGCGGACGTGCATGCCTCGGGCGTGGTGCACCGGGACATCAAGGAAGCCAACATCGTCATGCGCGAGGCGGACGGCCAACCGGTGCTGGTGGACTTCGGCGCGGCGGGCCTCAAGGAGGGGGCGCTCCGTCTGACCCTGCGGCTGCCGCCGGGCACCGCGGAGTACCGCAGCCCCGACGCGTTGCGCTTCGCCCGGCAGTGGGAGGGCGAGCCCTACCCCTTCTCACCGGGAGATGACCTGTGGGCCCTGGGCGTCGTCCTCTACGTCCTGCTGACACGCACGCTTCCATTCGGAGACCGGAGCAACCCGGGGTTGAACCGGGCCATCCTCGAAGAGACGCCGCCGGCCCCGCATGAGCTCAACCCGCGCGTGCCCCTGGCCTTGAGCGACTTGTGCATGGGGATGCTGGAGAAGGAGCTCGAGGATCGCTACCCGGATGCGAAGGCGCTCGCGGAGGACCTGGTTGAGCAGTGCACCCAGGCGGACGCCTCCTGGCGCGTGCCGCTGTTCCCTGGCACCAAGCAAGACAAGAGCCCTGCTTCCACTCCAGCTCTGCCCGGCCGTCGGCTTCCTGGATGGTGGGCTGCCGGACTTGCCCTCGGCGCGGTCCTCCTGTTGTGCGTCCCCTGGGGTACCCCACGCACGGCGTCATCTCCCTCCCCCGCGACGCCACCGGGCACATCTGGCCGAGAAGTCGTGGCCCCTGCCACGACGGTGGAAGGTGCGTCTGGCGCGGCACTCCCGCCCGCGCCCGTCGCCGCCGCGACGAACAGCGAGGAGCCTTCGATGAAGAAGTCCAAGACGATCCGAACCCTGGTGGCCGCCGGCTGTGTTGCCAGCTCCGGATGCGTGAGCGGGCCGAGCCCGCGTCCCCCGCCCCCCCCAGCGCAGTGCCCGCCTGGAGCTGACGCAACGCACTCGCGCTTCGGCCTTCCTTCCTGGGACGCCCACGGCGTGAGCCTGATCCCTGTTCACGAGCGCCCCAGGGTAGTGCCCGTGCGCGACGGGCAAGCGGTTCGCGGCGAGATCCTCGGCGCCTGGCAAAAGCTCCCCGATGGGACGAGCTTCGACGGCCACCTCTACCTGGGGGACGAGCGTGTCTATGGCCGTTTCACCGCCGCCCACCTCCCCAGTGGCGAGACCGTGCCGGTGTGCCTGGAGGTGATGACCATCGGACAAACCGCTCGCGGCAGGCCGGTTGAGCCCGGCACTACGAGCACTCAGGCGCTCATCGTTTCTTCTTTGAGCGTCCAGGCCGTACAGCGTTTCAAGTAG
- a CDS encoding threonine aldolase family protein, with protein MNPKRGFASDNNAGIHPTILEAIARANVGHALAYGSDPWTERAVARFREHLGSHVDVHFVFNGTGANVLGLSALLKPYHAILCSESAHINVDECGAPEKATGCKLVDIPTPDGKLTPALVEPRIRGLGDQHHVQPRVISISQSTEMGTVYTPEEIRALADLAHRHGMYLHMDGARISNAAAALGVPLRAITTDCGVDVLSFGGTKIGLMMGEAVVVFDPKLAPDFRFLRKQGMQLSSKMRFVAAQFEALLTDDLWLKSARHANAMAALLAREVSSLPKVRITRATQANGVFATLPKELIPRMQEHAFFYVWDESTSEVRWMTSFDTTEEDVRGFASRLRELLGG; from the coding sequence ATGAATCCGAAGCGAGGCTTTGCCAGCGACAACAACGCGGGGATCCACCCGACGATCCTCGAGGCCATTGCCAGGGCCAACGTGGGCCACGCCCTGGCCTACGGGAGCGATCCGTGGACCGAGCGCGCGGTGGCGAGATTCCGCGAGCACCTGGGCTCGCACGTGGACGTGCACTTCGTCTTCAACGGCACCGGCGCCAACGTGCTGGGCCTGAGCGCGCTCCTGAAGCCGTACCACGCCATCCTCTGCTCCGAGTCCGCGCACATCAACGTGGACGAGTGTGGCGCCCCGGAGAAGGCCACGGGCTGCAAGCTCGTGGACATCCCCACCCCGGACGGCAAGCTGACCCCGGCGCTGGTGGAGCCGCGCATCCGCGGCCTGGGGGATCAACACCACGTGCAGCCCCGCGTCATCTCCATCTCCCAGTCCACGGAGATGGGCACCGTCTACACGCCCGAGGAGATCCGCGCGCTCGCGGACCTGGCGCACCGCCATGGCATGTACCTGCACATGGACGGCGCCCGCATCTCCAACGCCGCCGCCGCGCTCGGCGTCCCGCTGCGCGCCATCACCACCGACTGCGGTGTGGACGTCCTCTCGTTCGGCGGCACCAAGATCGGCCTGATGATGGGCGAGGCCGTGGTCGTCTTCGATCCCAAGCTGGCGCCGGACTTCCGCTTCCTGCGCAAGCAGGGCATGCAGCTCTCCTCCAAGATGCGCTTCGTGGCCGCCCAGTTCGAGGCGCTCCTCACCGATGACCTCTGGCTGAAGAGCGCGCGCCACGCCAACGCCATGGCGGCGCTGCTCGCCCGGGAGGTCTCCTCGCTTCCCAAGGTGCGCATCACCCGGGCCACCCAGGCCAACGGCGTCTTCGCGACCCTGCCCAAGGAGCTCATCCCCCGCATGCAGGAGCACGCCTTCTTCTACGTCTGGGACGAGTCCACCTCCGAGGTGCGCTGGATGACGTCCTTCGACACCACCGAGGAGGACGTGCGCGGCTTCGCCTCCCGGCTGCGCGAGCTCCTCGGCGGCTGA
- a CDS encoding exodeoxyribonuclease III, which produces MRIVSWNVNGLRSAHKKGFLDWLVAEKADVVGVQEVRARAEQLPEEVRAPKGWRTTHFVAAERPGYSGVGLFARKGLDDVETVLGVKEMDAEGRLQVARIGLLTVVNCYFPNGNGKERDNSRIPFKLAFYKRLFARLEKGLRDGERILVMGDFNTAHQEIDLARPKDNRETSGFRPEEREELDRWIRAGWVDTFRHFEKGSGHYSWWSQRFGVRERNVGWRLDYVLASPGAMPYVKRAAIHCHILGSDHCPVSVDLDPKVRR; this is translated from the coding sequence GTGCGCATCGTCTCCTGGAACGTGAACGGGCTGAGGTCGGCCCACAAGAAGGGCTTCCTGGACTGGCTGGTGGCCGAGAAGGCCGACGTGGTGGGCGTGCAGGAGGTGCGCGCCCGCGCGGAGCAGCTGCCCGAGGAGGTGCGTGCGCCCAAGGGCTGGCGCACCACCCACTTCGTCGCCGCGGAGCGCCCCGGCTACAGCGGCGTGGGCCTCTTCGCGCGCAAGGGGCTGGATGACGTGGAGACGGTGCTGGGCGTGAAGGAGATGGACGCCGAGGGCCGGCTCCAGGTGGCCCGTATCGGGCTCCTCACGGTGGTCAACTGCTACTTCCCCAACGGGAACGGGAAGGAGCGGGACAACAGCCGCATCCCCTTCAAGCTGGCCTTCTACAAGCGGCTCTTCGCGCGGCTGGAGAAGGGCCTGCGCGACGGCGAGCGCATCCTGGTGATGGGGGACTTCAACACCGCGCACCAGGAGATCGACCTGGCCCGCCCCAAGGACAACCGGGAGACGAGCGGCTTCCGCCCCGAGGAGCGTGAGGAGCTGGACCGGTGGATCCGCGCCGGCTGGGTGGACACCTTCCGCCACTTCGAGAAGGGCTCGGGGCACTACAGTTGGTGGAGCCAGCGCTTTGGCGTGCGCGAGCGCAACGTGGGCTGGCGCCTGGACTACGTGCTGGCCTCGCCCGGGGCCATGCCCTATGTGAAGCGGGCGGCCATCCACTGCCACATCCTGGGCTCGGACCACTGCCCGGTGAGCGTGGATCTGGACCCGAAGGTCCGCCGCTGA